The nucleotide sequence GATTGTCGTCTTGTGCGCCATCCCCTCGAACTGGTCCAGCCATGGCCCGACCACCTCGTGCTGCTTGTTCCGCGCAGTGGCGTACCGGTCGCGGTGGGTCTCCATGTCCGCCAGCGTCATTGGGTCAGTCATCGAGTATCCGCCGTTAGTTGTGCGGCCGACCGCGTAGAACAGCCGATATTCACCCCGCGGACCATCGAGATAGGGCCGATGAATAAATCGGTCTTCGTGAGCGCCGTACTCGATCTCGATGTGGTCGTTGGTGTAGACCGTTCGGGCGTGCAGCGATGCAATCTTGTCGGTGCGGTAGGCCAGCTCGACATAGCCCTGATACCCGATGATGAGCTGGGCCTTGCGACAGCCTGCGCGGCTGTCCCAGAATGGCACTAGATATGCCTGCCCAAGGACTCCAACGCCGGGGCGTAGGCCGAGCTGCGCGCAGGTCATCACAGACCCGAGTACCGATTGGTGTTCACACTCGGCCAGTTTCGGGTTGATTCGCAGGCAGGTGAACACGTCGCGGATGAGTTGGACGGCCTCGAAGCCCTGCGGCATGGCACGCTGGAAATGCTTTTCCATCTGCTGAATTTCCGAGCGTAGATCGTTGCCGGCTTTCGCGACGGTGCGGTTTTGCGCGACGGGCCTGTAATCGTCTTTCATGGTGGTCATTTGAGTCCTTTCAGTCGAGATCGGCGTAGCTGTTGGTTCGGAATGCATACGGCGGGGGCGAGCATGGCTGTATCCCTAGTGGATAACCAGGCCACACTCCGGCCTTGGTGCACTGGCGGAATATCCCGATAGCGCGCGTCATGTCGTCGCGGGCGCCCCGGTAGTAGTCAGCGTCGAGCTCAAGGAGATTGACCAGATACGGTGGGGCCAGCTCCTGTACGACGAACACCACCACGGGGTCATCGCGCCCCAGCGACCGTGCGGCCGCGACCGAGAAGGCGAACTGCAAGTAATAGCCAAAGTCATAAGCCTTGCGGCTGAACGTCGCCCGATCCGCCTTCTCTCCAGTGGTCTTGAAGTCGATAATCCATAACCGATCCCGCTCTGTCATGCAGTCTGGTCGTGACCGAATTGGCTGACCGGTAAGAGGGTCCGTGCCGTACAGCCAGCGCTCGGCGTCGCCTTCACTAAATAGCAGGCCCGCCTCTGGGTGCTCGTACACAACGCGCGCCATCTCGGTCGCGGTGTCGATCTGGTGTTGCAGCGCTGGGATCATGTCATCCGCGTAGGCCTTGTCGCGGATGGCTTGCGCAGCCTTGGTGTTGTAGTTCGCATACCGGATAAACTCGCCCGTCTTCGGGTCGGGGCCGACGATGGGGGCTATCTCCTCCCCGGCGCCGAGCACGATCCGGTGCACCAGCTTACCCATGTCGAACTTCGGCTCCGGCCTTCTTGGGTGGCTTCGCTCGTAGTCGAACCGTGCTGGGCCGGCGGGCTGCAGTAGCTTCTTCGCCCCATTTGGAGAAAGCCGCTCCGGCGCTGGCCGATAGGCGAAATCGTATATACCGTCTGGTATTTCGTCGCTCATAGCCGCGTCCCGTCGGCCGACATCGTGTCGGCGTGGGTCTCGGGATCGTCAAACGGC is from Mycobacterium marinum and encodes:
- a CDS encoding PD-(D/E)XK nuclease-like domain-containing protein; translated protein: MSDEIPDGIYDFAYRPAPERLSPNGAKKLLQPAGPARFDYERSHPRRPEPKFDMGKLVHRIVLGAGEEIAPIVGPDPKTGEFIRYANYNTKAAQAIRDKAYADDMIPALQHQIDTATEMARVVYEHPEAGLLFSEGDAERWLYGTDPLTGQPIRSRPDCMTERDRLWIIDFKTTGEKADRATFSRKAYDFGYYLQFAFSVAAARSLGRDDPVVVFVVQELAPPYLVNLLELDADYYRGARDDMTRAIGIFRQCTKAGVWPGYPLGIQPCSPPPYAFRTNSYADLD
- the recT gene encoding recombination protein RecT; translation: MTTMKDDYRPVAQNRTVAKAGNDLRSEIQQMEKHFQRAMPQGFEAVQLIRDVFTCLRINPKLAECEHQSVLGSVMTCAQLGLRPGVGVLGQAYLVPFWDSRAGCRKAQLIIGYQGYVELAYRTDKIASLHARTVYTNDHIEIEYGAHEDRFIHRPYLDGPRGEYRLFYAVGRTTNGGYSMTDPMTLADMETHRDRYATARNKQHEVVGPWLDQFEGMAHKTTIRQLMKLLPKSTEIQRAMTHDGGVRVDVSPGVIDDEPDYIDGEVADEPTSGSAAPPSDQAEVKMATRQQITKLKNIRQAEKYDDDSDWFDYIRTMTSADIKAEKDLSEDQAQVIIDAFNQESAQAQDAQQ